Proteins encoded within one genomic window of Pirellulales bacterium:
- a CDS encoding alkaline phosphatase family protein, with protein MRRIFILFTIICACGLAFPQPAWAYIGPGAGFALAGSFLAVFAAIFSAMVMLLVWPVRMLWRIFWRKSPPFPPQVERVVILGLDGLDYGLTCQLLDAGKLPHLAKLRAQGSFSSLGSTLPPISPVAWSTFQTGVNPGKHNIFDFLTPDLQTYQPKLSSVEIRPAQRAWRIGPWKFGGRPDIRMLRKSKPFWSLLSEYNIFNCVIRVPITFPPEKLHGIQLSAMCVPDLRGTQGTFSHYTTNAARVAEKTGGDVRVVTRQELPGGQIRIRDVLLGPPHPTQPTRGPLTAPFEVFLPGDGTATLKINGATYHLRPNEYTPWVQVRFSLGWGRGVTGICRFMLLNTTPEFDLYATPINIDPENPVLPLGYPAVYPIYLAKNQGPYATLGLAEDTWGLSEEVLDDAQFARQCQDIDRERESMFFDGLDKVRRGFCVCVFDGTDRMQHMFWRYQDPDHPARPAEFPPEHTQAITELYQRMDALVGRTMERCRDPGTLLMVLSDHGFNTFRRGIDLNRWLEEQGYLVVRPEERNQQYLGGVDWSRTRAFAIGLTGIFINEAGKFAQGIVPAGETAAALRAEIAAKLAKLIDPQTGQPPIKKVYQSPLAYRGPYKEQAPDLIVGYERGYRVSWDAAVGKTSTSLFHDNLKAWSGDHCVDPSVVPGILFCNRAITTENPRLLDIAPTVLNLFGIPQPDYMDGKILSLGKPSPVTKSQSTPSQGTVPNSPVRA; from the coding sequence ATGCGACGAATTTTTATCTTATTCACGATTATTTGCGCCTGCGGTTTGGCTTTTCCCCAGCCCGCTTGGGCGTATATAGGCCCCGGGGCGGGATTTGCCCTGGCGGGGTCGTTCTTGGCGGTATTTGCTGCGATTTTCTCGGCAATGGTGATGCTATTGGTTTGGCCGGTGCGCATGTTGTGGCGCATCTTTTGGCGAAAAAGTCCCCCGTTCCCGCCCCAGGTGGAGCGCGTGGTGATCTTGGGCCTGGATGGTCTGGATTATGGCCTTACCTGCCAGTTGCTGGACGCGGGGAAGCTGCCTCATCTGGCCAAGTTGCGCGCTCAGGGAAGTTTTAGTTCGCTGGGGTCCACCTTGCCCCCGATCTCCCCCGTCGCCTGGTCAACATTTCAGACCGGGGTAAATCCGGGCAAGCATAACATATTTGACTTTCTGACGCCGGATTTGCAAACGTACCAGCCAAAGCTAAGTTCGGTCGAGATTCGCCCCGCGCAGCGCGCCTGGCGGATTGGCCCGTGGAAATTTGGCGGTCGGCCTGATATTAGGATGCTGCGCAAAAGCAAACCTTTTTGGAGTTTGCTGAGCGAATATAACATCTTCAATTGTGTGATCCGCGTACCAATCACTTTTCCGCCGGAAAAGCTGCATGGCATTCAGCTATCAGCCATGTGCGTTCCGGATTTACGCGGGACCCAGGGGACTTTTTCGCACTATACAACCAACGCCGCGCGGGTGGCGGAAAAAACCGGCGGCGACGTGCGCGTCGTCACCCGTCAAGAACTGCCAGGGGGCCAAATCCGAATCCGTGATGTGCTCCTCGGCCCGCCGCATCCCACTCAGCCAACCCGAGGACCATTAACCGCTCCTTTTGAGGTGTTTCTACCCGGCGATGGCACGGCCACGCTCAAAATCAACGGTGCCACTTATCATTTGCGACCAAACGAATACACCCCGTGGGTGCAAGTCCGATTTTCGTTGGGCTGGGGAAGGGGCGTGACGGGCATCTGCCGGTTCATGCTGTTAAATACCACCCCGGAATTTGATTTGTATGCCACGCCCATCAACATCGACCCCGAAAACCCCGTACTCCCCCTGGGATATCCGGCGGTCTATCCGATTTATCTGGCAAAAAACCAAGGCCCGTACGCCACGCTGGGCTTGGCGGAAGATACCTGGGGACTGAGCGAAGAAGTGTTGGATGACGCCCAGTTTGCCCGTCAATGCCAGGATATCGACCGAGAACGAGAGTCGATGTTCTTTGACGGGTTGGATAAAGTTCGCCGGGGTTTTTGCGTCTGTGTATTTGACGGGACCGACAGGATGCAACATATGTTTTGGCGTTACCAAGACCCCGATCATCCCGCGCGCCCGGCGGAATTTCCCCCCGAACACACTCAGGCCATTACCGAATTATACCAGCGGATGGACGCGCTTGTGGGACGGACGATGGAGCGTTGCCGCGATCCGGGAACCTTGCTCATGGTCCTGTCGGATCATGGATTTAATACGTTTCGACGGGGGATTGACCTCAATCGCTGGCTAGAGGAACAGGGCTATTTGGTGGTCCGGCCTGAGGAACGTAACCAGCAATATCTAGGTGGGGTCGATTGGTCGCGGACCCGCGCGTTTGCGATTGGCCTGACGGGAATATTTATTAATGAGGCGGGAAAGTTCGCCCAGGGAATCGTTCCCGCGGGAGAAACAGCCGCCGCGTTGCGCGCGGAAATAGCCGCCAAGCTGGCCAAACTGATCGATCCCCAAACGGGCCAACCACCTATCAAGAAAGTCTATCAGTCGCCGCTGGCGTATCGCGGTCCCTATAAGGAACAAGCGCCAGACCTGATCGTCGGTTATGAGCGGGGGTATCGGGTCTCTTGGGACGCGGCGGTGGGAAAAACCTCCACCAGTCTCTTTCATGACAATCTCAAGGCTTGGAGCGGCGACCATTGTGTCGATCCCAGCGTGGTCCCCGGAATCTTGTTTTGTAATCGGGCAATCACGACGGAAAATCCGCGGCTACTAGATATCGCCCCCACCGTGCTCAATTTGTTCGGCATTCCCCAGCCTGACTACATGGATGGCAAAATCCTCTCCTTGGGCAAGCCCTCCCCCGTGACAAAATCCCAATCCACCCCGTCCCAGGGGACTGTTCCCAACTCGCCGGTGCGCGCATGA
- a CDS encoding alkaline phosphatase family protein encodes MTNHKPLLQENGPSHRPTPAPNRNRRGLTRRQLLTGTATAGLLTALAGTAYYGGGINRISKSAGQKVIVIGIDGMDPRLSRQMMSAGELPNLQKMSRAGGFSPLATSIPPQSPVAWASFINGAGPGSHGLFDFVHRHPEEQCKTFYSGAETMPGQGGWTIGDHQLQLDFWPFQHQPPSTVLRRQGTPFWDFLDAAGIPSTFYDLPSNYPPSPSVYGHHRCLSGMGTPDMQGSYGTYQYFSQDTPAEGVSEGGGNRARVEFDNETALVQLIGPTNSMLLKPQPVTAPIKIHRDRAANAVVLEIGEKRILLKPGEWSAWVRVPFLLSAPAPLPAQSVSGIVRFYLQEAAPNFRLYATPINIDPTAPAVTLSEPASFVGDLANDLGLFYTTGFQEDHKARTNGIFDDDEYQRQANLVLEERLALLERAVADYDDGLLFFYFSSSDLQSHMFWWDSDDPHPIRDAAAARQKFQYIRRLYQRLDQVIGELYDNYGDRATLIVMSDHGFANFGRQFNLNSWLRDYGYLGPTTCTSIMHDVDWSQTVAYGLGINGLYLNLKGRERDGIVEPGEQRALLLEELCEKLLAVRDFDDQPVIRQVYRAEKIYHGSATALAPDLIVGYARGYRASWETCLGDLTEDVLLDNTAAWSADHCCDADEVPGLLCCNRPLTINNPSLIDIAPSILAKFGLDKPSSMQGRTAF; translated from the coding sequence ATGACAAACCACAAACCCCTATTGCAGGAAAATGGCCCAAGCCACAGGCCAACTCCCGCACCGAACCGTAATAGACGAGGGTTAACCCGACGCCAATTACTCACCGGGACCGCGACGGCGGGGTTACTCACCGCCCTGGCGGGCACCGCGTATTATGGTGGCGGCATCAATCGCATCTCAAAAAGCGCCGGTCAAAAAGTAATCGTCATCGGCATCGATGGCATGGACCCCCGCTTGAGTCGGCAAATGATGTCCGCGGGGGAACTGCCAAACCTGCAAAAAATGTCCCGAGCGGGGGGGTTTTCTCCCCTCGCCACTAGCATCCCCCCGCAAAGCCCGGTCGCCTGGGCCAGCTTTATTAATGGCGCGGGGCCTGGCTCGCATGGGTTATTCGACTTTGTCCATCGACATCCCGAGGAGCAGTGTAAAACCTTTTACTCCGGTGCGGAAACCATGCCAGGGCAGGGGGGATGGACCATCGGGGACCACCAACTCCAGTTGGATTTTTGGCCGTTTCAGCATCAGCCCCCCAGCACCGTGCTGCGGCGGCAGGGGACGCCATTTTGGGATTTTTTGGACGCGGCGGGGATTCCTAGCACGTTTTATGATTTGCCGTCAAATTACCCCCCCAGCCCGTCGGTCTATGGGCATCATCGTTGCCTTAGCGGCATGGGGACGCCCGACATGCAGGGGAGTTATGGCACGTACCAATATTTTAGCCAAGACACGCCCGCCGAGGGGGTGTCCGAGGGGGGAGGAAACCGCGCGCGGGTGGAATTTGACAATGAGACCGCGCTGGTGCAGTTGATCGGACCGACGAACAGCATGCTCTTAAAACCCCAGCCGGTAACCGCGCCCATAAAAATCCATCGCGATCGCGCGGCAAATGCGGTTGTCTTGGAAATTGGCGAAAAGCGAATCCTGCTTAAACCCGGGGAATGGAGCGCGTGGGTGCGGGTGCCGTTTTTGCTGAGCGCCCCGGCTCCCCTACCGGCGCAATCCGTCAGCGGGATCGTGCGGTTTTATTTGCAAGAAGCCGCGCCCAATTTTCGACTGTACGCCACGCCTATTAATATCGATCCCACGGCTCCCGCGGTGACTTTGTCCGAACCGGCGTCATTTGTGGGGGATTTGGCCAACGATCTGGGCCTGTTTTATACGACCGGCTTCCAAGAGGACCACAAGGCCCGCACTAATGGCATTTTTGACGATGATGAGTACCAGCGGCAGGCAAATCTGGTCCTGGAGGAACGGTTGGCGCTATTGGAACGGGCCGTGGCAGACTATGACGACGGGCTGTTGTTTTTTTATTTTTCCAGCAGCGATTTGCAGTCGCATATGTTCTGGTGGGATAGCGATGATCCGCATCCCATTCGCGACGCCGCCGCCGCGCGGCAAAAATTTCAGTACATTCGCCGACTGTACCAGCGACTGGATCAGGTGATCGGCGAATTGTATGACAATTACGGCGACCGAGCGACGTTAATCGTCATGAGCGATCATGGCTTTGCCAATTTTGGGCGGCAGTTTAATCTGAATTCCTGGCTGCGGGATTATGGCTATCTAGGCCCGACCACCTGCACATCCATCATGCATGATGTTGACTGGTCTCAAACCGTCGCCTATGGCCTGGGGATCAACGGCTTGTACCTAAACCTTAAGGGACGTGAACGGGACGGCATTGTCGAACCCGGGGAACAACGCGCGCTTCTCCTGGAAGAACTATGCGAAAAACTGCTCGCCGTGCGCGACTTTGACGATCAGCCGGTGATTCGCCAGGTTTACCGCGCCGAAAAAATTTACCATGGGTCCGCCACAGCGCTCGCGCCCGACCTGATCGTGGGTTACGCGCGGGGGTACCGCGCGAGCTGGGAAACCTGTCTGGGGGACCTGACCGAGGATGTGCTGTTGGATAACACCGCCGCCTGGAGCGCGGACCACTGTTGCGACGCCGATGAAGTCCCCGGACTGCTGTGCTGCAACCGGCCGTTGACAATTAACAATCCCTCGTTGATTGATATTGCTCCCTCCATCCTGGCAAAATTTGGCCTGGATAAACCCAGCTCCATGCAGGGCAGAACGGCTTTTTAG
- a CDS encoding protein kinase yields MNQQPNSPLHVNDRLNEILLDYLDDLAAGRSPDRDQLLAAYPELREELSSALADYENVERIASPLRQIAADPPHLSGSRVNLNPLPAQPRSPWRESADPELGQLGDFRLLREIGRGGMGVVYEAEQLSLQRLVALKVLPFAATLDTRQLQRFKNEAQAAAILHHTNIVPVHAVGTERGVHFYAMQLIEGDSLGTLIRQMQQRAGLQSPPSASQAATNASTAVFSGEAEKPRPLPAESPTRPNQPDRADSTQSFQQQLSTQHSTAKGEYHRAVTRLMLQAAEALYYAHGMGIIHRDIKPANLLLDARGNLWITDFGLAQFQSDMGLTRTGDILGTLRYMSPEQASGGQALLDPRTDVYSLGATFYELLTLRPIFSAQNMQLLLAEILNSEPRPLRQLDPRIPVELETIILKSVSKNPEERYSSAADFAGDLRRYLDHKPILAQPPTILDWTKKWIRRHPTALLAGCWLLLLLAIGSLVAAALINHEKDNTLIERNIAKAALQREQQRAQEAEARLSLAQRSVNELFQVSEEELSDRPGMELLRKRLLLSVLGYYQEFIEQRRDDPEAQAELQATKARVEKMLRELGILRDASQVLLLRQETVQNDLGLTATQKAEILSLIQQIEAEIQTGFFELVEKSHAQRREWLLEHVLKGQTQLRIILTADQRLRLSQIALQAEGPRAFRDPEVVAALQLSPAQREEIRTIDEEAFFRRFAEAPRDHQRPPPPPDAEQHQKLMASILAVLEPRQLTMWQSLTGPEFRGKIEHMGPPFVPPRGKKPPW; encoded by the coding sequence CCAGCCCCTTGCGGCAAATTGCCGCGGATCCCCCGCACTTGTCGGGATCGCGGGTCAACTTAAATCCACTTCCCGCCCAACCGCGTTCCCCGTGGCGCGAATCCGCCGACCCGGAATTGGGGCAACTGGGGGATTTTCGCCTCTTGCGCGAGATTGGCCGGGGGGGGATGGGTGTGGTGTATGAAGCCGAACAATTGTCGTTACAGCGGCTGGTGGCATTAAAGGTGCTGCCTTTTGCCGCCACCTTGGACACCAGACAATTGCAGCGTTTTAAAAATGAAGCCCAGGCGGCGGCCATCTTGCACCATACCAATATCGTGCCGGTACACGCGGTCGGCACCGAGCGGGGCGTGCATTTTTATGCGATGCAACTGATTGAAGGGGACTCCCTGGGGACTCTCATCCGGCAGATGCAGCAGCGAGCAGGCTTGCAAAGTCCGCCCAGTGCGTCCCAAGCCGCTACCAACGCCTCTACCGCTGTGTTCTCTGGCGAAGCGGAAAAACCGCGGCCCCTACCCGCTGAATCACCAACCCGCCCGAACCAGCCGGACCGCGCGGATAGCACCCAGTCCTTTCAACAGCAGTTGTCAACCCAACATTCCACGGCCAAGGGGGAATATCATCGCGCCGTCACACGGTTAATGCTGCAAGCCGCCGAAGCGCTCTACTACGCGCATGGCATGGGAATCATCCATCGCGATATCAAACCGGCAAATTTGCTGCTGGATGCCCGGGGAAATTTGTGGATTACCGATTTTGGCTTGGCCCAGTTTCAAAGCGACATGGGATTGACGCGCACCGGGGACATTTTGGGCACGTTGCGCTACATGAGTCCCGAGCAGGCCTCGGGAGGGCAGGCCTTGCTCGATCCGCGGACGGATGTCTATTCGCTGGGGGCCACATTTTACGAACTGTTAACATTACGGCCAATATTTTCCGCCCAAAACATGCAGCTATTATTGGCGGAAATATTAAATAGCGAACCGCGTCCCTTACGCCAGCTTGACCCCCGCATACCCGTCGAATTGGAAACGATCATCCTCAAGTCCGTCAGCAAAAACCCGGAGGAGCGCTATTCCAGCGCGGCTGATTTTGCCGGAGATTTAAGGCGCTATCTGGATCATAAACCTATTCTGGCCCAGCCCCCCACCATCCTGGATTGGACAAAAAAATGGATACGGCGGCATCCGACGGCGTTGCTGGCGGGTTGCTGGCTGCTGCTACTGCTGGCGATAGGTTCCTTGGTCGCCGCGGCCCTGATCAATCATGAAAAAGATAACACCCTGATCGAGCGCAACATCGCAAAGGCGGCCCTCCAGCGAGAGCAGCAACGCGCGCAAGAGGCGGAAGCCCGCCTATCCCTGGCCCAACGTTCAGTCAACGAGTTGTTTCAAGTCAGCGAGGAGGAACTTTCCGACCGGCCTGGAATGGAACTCTTGCGCAAACGGCTGCTGCTTTCGGTCTTGGGTTACTATCAAGAGTTTATCGAGCAACGCCGCGATGACCCGGAGGCGCAGGCGGAGCTACAAGCGACAAAAGCCCGCGTCGAGAAAATGCTGCGTGAATTGGGAATTTTGCGCGATGCGAGCCAGGTATTGCTGCTCCGGCAAGAAACCGTTCAGAATGATTTGGGACTTACCGCCACCCAAAAAGCGGAAATATTATCCCTCATCCAACAAATTGAAGCCGAGATCCAAACAGGTTTTTTTGAATTAGTTGAAAAATCCCACGCCCAGCGTCGCGAATGGTTGCTGGAACATGTCCTGAAGGGCCAGACTCAATTGCGCATCATTTTGACCGCCGACCAGCGGTTGCGGTTGTCGCAAATTGCCCTGCAGGCCGAAGGTCCACGGGCATTTCGCGATCCCGAGGTTGTCGCCGCGCTTCAGCTCAGTCCGGCCCAGCGGGAAGAAATCCGGACGATCGATGAGGAAGCTTTTTTTAGGCGATTTGCCGAGGCCCCCCGCGATCACCAGCGACCTCCGCCCCCCCCCGACGCGGAGCAACATCAAAAACTAATGGCCAGCATTTTAGCGGTCCTTGAACCGCGGCAACTGACAATGTGGCAATCCCTTACCGGACCAGAATTTCGAGGAAAAATCGAACACATGGGTCCGCCATTTGTTCCCCCCAGAGGCAAAAAGCCCCCTTGGTAG
- a CDS encoding sulfotransferase family protein, whose protein sequence is MPPANSPSGEMLTDIVVVSGLPRSGTSLMMQMLAAGGMPIVTDKIRAADSDNPHGYCEFEAVKRLKHDSSWVPGIRGQAVKLVSQLLYDLPVTERYRVILMERNLQEIIASQEKMLVRLGQPVAPRDAIQKAYLLHLQKLHTWLEKEQSHLAVLPVSYNTLLAEPHFQAARIRHFLSNHVDSEKMLAAIDPGLYRNRVSSIKA, encoded by the coding sequence ATGCCCCCCGCCAATTCCCCATCGGGTGAAATGTTGACCGATATTGTGGTCGTTTCCGGTCTGCCCCGTTCCGGTACATCCCTTATGATGCAAATGCTGGCCGCGGGGGGAATGCCCATCGTTACCGACAAAATTCGCGCCGCGGACAGCGACAACCCGCATGGCTATTGCGAATTTGAAGCGGTCAAGCGGCTCAAGCACGATAGCTCTTGGGTGCCGGGGATTCGGGGCCAGGCGGTCAAGCTGGTCTCGCAACTGTTGTACGACCTCCCCGTGACGGAACGATACCGCGTCATCCTGATGGAGCGCAATTTACAGGAAATTATTGCCTCGCAAGAAAAAATGCTCGTGCGCCTGGGTCAGCCCGTTGCCCCGCGTGATGCGATCCAAAAAGCCTACCTCTTGCATCTGCAAAAACTCCACACGTGGTTGGAAAAAGAACAATCGCACCTCGCGGTATTGCCCGTTAGCTATAACACGCTCTTGGCCGAGCCCCATTTTCAGGCGGCGCGCATTCGCCATTTCTTATCCAATCATGTTGATTCTGAAAAAATGTTAGCAGCCATCGATCCCGGCCTTTATCGTAATCGTGTTTCGTCAATAAAAGCCTAA
- a CDS encoding DoxX family protein, with translation MTTTPDDTYPHNPHMMTWAGYVISTLPVLMLMMSAYFKFAGGEKMAEGLAKSGWTMDLMRGVGVVELICVALYIIPQTAGLGAILLTGYLGGAVATHVRIGDGPGEYFMPILLGVMLWGGLWLRDPRVRQILPFRAI, from the coding sequence ATGACAACAACCCCCGACGACACGTATCCCCATAATCCCCACATGATGACCTGGGCAGGTTATGTTATTAGCACGCTCCCGGTGCTGATGCTGATGATGAGCGCATACTTTAAGTTCGCGGGGGGAGAGAAAATGGCCGAGGGTCTGGCAAAGTCTGGCTGGACGATGGACCTTATGCGCGGGGTCGGCGTGGTCGAACTTATCTGTGTCGCCTTGTATATCATTCCCCAGACCGCTGGACTGGGGGCTATCCTCTTGACCGGTTATCTAGGGGGGGCGGTGGCCACCCATGTCCGCATTGGCGATGGCCCCGGCGAATACTTTATGCCGATTCTTTTGGGCGTGATGTTATGGGGGGGATTATGGCTGCGGGACCCCCGTGTGAGACAGATTTTGCCGTTTCGGGCGATTTAA
- a CDS encoding aryl-sulfate sulfotransferase: MHDSIYLSRGTRSQRMHCWSGGVRFIPLALVFLVGIAQLTALSQIPGFAAEPSPASDTPTATAANDKPEKPTADAPSQDTAEIKKNTNDQPKSAPQAAGLLLNSSAAQPGYTLLAPMTSTKTYLIDNEGRIVNEWECGCNPALSAYLLENGHLLRAGALPQKEQTMGGPGAGGKVQEYDWQGNLVWDFKLANEKQLPHHDICPLPNGNVLLVVWDKKSKAEAIAAGRRPEGLGDALMSDSIIEIKPTGPTTGEIVWQWNVWDHLVQDTDKAKPGYGRVAAHPELIDINYGDREFNRMTARKDDADKLRSIGYLGGPSTPADSQPADSQPAANQPADRQSDTPDQKNAPEAPPQVDGDGKQIPLQTGSADNGAPDGRGPGRRGGMMGPNTDWTHINSVAYNAELDQIVVSVHSFHEIWIIDHGTTTAEAASHTGGKRGRGGDLLYRWGNPRAYRSGSNVEQRLYGQHNAHWIPKGLPGEDHILIFNNGGGRRDGSYSTVDEIIPPLKPDGTYGKGPGKAEWTYIAPTKNEFFSMLISGAQRLPNGNTLICSGMSGIVFEVTSDNKTVWKYVNPVKGSGGPGGPGGPGGFGPPGGPGGFGPPPVGTVFPDFFANILQLDDKQREEIKNLNESNIAQLEKLFTDEQKKSLAEPAGFDFRRLPAPGELLSDDLREELKLSPDQQQTIDKLQTASDTQLAKILTAEQNEQLSEMKNFGPGGPGPGGPGPGGPPGFGPPGFGPPEGGGGPPPFFGGPPGFDGPDGQPGPDGPPGPGINPADNSGKGRRGPRGRGGPGGPGGFGSGPGSSLFRAVRYADTFPGFAGKDLQPGKKLEDMAREKPPQSPPAPKTEPAADTTTPEQPSPKSN; the protein is encoded by the coding sequence ATGCACGATTCGATTTATTTATCGCGCGGCACACGGAGCCAGCGGATGCATTGCTGGAGTGGGGGCGTGAGATTCATTCCGCTGGCGTTGGTGTTTTTGGTGGGAATTGCACAGTTAACAGCACTGTCACAAATTCCTGGATTTGCCGCCGAACCGTCCCCCGCCAGCGACACCCCCACCGCGACCGCCGCAAATGATAAACCGGAAAAACCCACCGCGGACGCCCCCTCCCAGGATACAGCGGAAATAAAAAAAAACACGAATGATCAACCCAAATCCGCCCCACAAGCGGCGGGACTCTTGCTCAACTCCAGCGCCGCCCAGCCCGGCTATACGCTATTAGCGCCGATGACCTCCACCAAGACGTATCTCATCGACAATGAGGGACGCATCGTTAATGAGTGGGAGTGCGGTTGCAACCCCGCGCTCAGCGCATATTTGCTAGAGAACGGGCATCTCTTGCGGGCGGGCGCTTTACCCCAAAAAGAACAAACCATGGGTGGACCCGGCGCGGGGGGCAAAGTGCAAGAATACGACTGGCAAGGCAACCTGGTATGGGATTTTAAGCTGGCCAACGAAAAGCAATTGCCACACCATGATATTTGCCCTTTGCCCAATGGCAACGTCCTGCTGGTGGTCTGGGACAAAAAATCCAAGGCCGAGGCGATCGCCGCGGGTCGTCGTCCCGAGGGACTAGGGGACGCGCTCATGTCGGATTCAATCATCGAAATCAAACCCACCGGTCCCACCACCGGTGAAATTGTGTGGCAATGGAATGTCTGGGACCATTTGGTCCAGGATACTGATAAGGCCAAACCAGGTTACGGCCGGGTCGCGGCCCATCCCGAATTGATCGACATCAACTACGGAGATCGGGAATTCAACCGGATGACCGCCCGCAAGGATGACGCGGATAAGCTACGCTCCATCGGTTATTTGGGTGGGCCCAGCACTCCCGCCGACAGTCAACCCGCCGACAGTCAACCCGCCGCAAATCAACCCGCCGATCGTCAGTCCGACACGCCCGATCAAAAAAATGCTCCGGAAGCACCGCCACAAGTCGACGGGGACGGAAAACAAATCCCCCTTCAAACCGGTTCTGCCGACAATGGCGCTCCCGATGGGCGTGGTCCCGGTAGACGCGGGGGGATGATGGGCCCCAATACCGATTGGACCCATATTAATTCCGTCGCCTACAACGCCGAACTGGACCAAATCGTGGTGAGCGTGCACTCTTTTCACGAGATTTGGATTATCGACCACGGCACCACCACCGCCGAAGCCGCCAGCCACACGGGGGGCAAACGGGGCAGGGGAGGGGACCTGCTTTATCGCTGGGGCAACCCCCGCGCTTATCGTAGTGGCAGCAATGTGGAACAACGCCTCTATGGCCAACACAACGCGCACTGGATTCCCAAGGGATTGCCTGGTGAGGATCACATTTTGATCTTTAATAATGGGGGTGGCCGTCGCGATGGCAGCTACTCCACCGTGGACGAAATTATTCCTCCACTCAAGCCCGATGGCACCTATGGCAAAGGTCCCGGCAAAGCCGAATGGACGTACATCGCGCCGACTAAGAATGAATTTTTCTCAATGCTAATATCCGGCGCTCAGCGCCTCCCAAATGGAAATACCCTGATTTGTTCGGGGATGTCGGGAATCGTCTTTGAAGTCACCTCCGATAACAAAACCGTCTGGAAATATGTCAATCCTGTTAAAGGGAGCGGCGGACCCGGAGGACCGGGGGGTCCCGGTGGTTTTGGTCCCCCCGGGGGACCGGGAGGCTTTGGACCTCCGCCAGTAGGAACCGTCTTTCCCGACTTCTTTGCCAATATATTGCAGTTAGACGATAAGCAACGGGAAGAAATTAAAAACCTGAATGAATCCAACATCGCCCAACTAGAAAAGCTCTTTACCGATGAGCAAAAAAAATCGTTGGCGGAGCCAGCCGGTTTTGACTTTCGGAGACTCCCCGCGCCAGGAGAGCTACTGTCGGACGACCTACGGGAAGAGCTCAAACTATCGCCCGATCAACAACAGACCATTGATAAATTGCAAACCGCAAGCGATACCCAACTGGCCAAAATCTTGACCGCCGAGCAAAACGAGCAACTGAGCGAAATGAAAAATTTTGGCCCGGGCGGGCCTGGACCTGGCGGACCCGGCCCAGGCGGGCCTCCGGGGTTTGGCCCCCCTGGTTTTGGTCCTCCGGAGGGGGGCGGTGGCCCACCCCCATTCTTTGGCGGTCCCCCGGGATTTGACGGACCAGACGGACAACCGGGGCCTGACGGTCCGCCAGGCCCGGGCATTAATCCCGCCGACAACTCGGGCAAGGGTCGACGCGGACCGCGGGGGCGCGGGGGACCCGGAGGCCCCGGCGGATTTGGCAGCGGTCCGGGAAGTTCGCTATTTCGCGCTGTTCGATATGCCGACACCTTTCCGGGTTTTGCGGGCAAAGACCTGCAACCGGGCAAAAAGTTGGAAGACATGGCTCGTGAAAAGCCGCCCCAATCTCCCCCAGCGCCAAAAACAGAACCGGCGGCCGACACAACCACACCGGAGCAACCATCCCCTAAATCGAATTAA